Proteins found in one Nostoc sp. NIES-3756 genomic segment:
- a CDS encoding RNA recognition motif domain-containing protein, which yields MSVYVGNLSYDVTEDSLNAVFAEYGSVKRVQLPTDRETGRMRGFAFVEMNSDAEETAAIEALDGAEWMGRDLKVNKAKPKEDRGSFGGGGNRGSYGGRNRY from the coding sequence ATGTCAGTTTATGTAGGCAACCTTTCTTACGATGTTACAGAAGATAGCCTGAATGCTGTTTTTGCAGAATATGGTTCTGTAAAACGAGTTCAGCTACCTACTGACCGTGAAACAGGACGGATGCGCGGCTTTGCTTTTGTGGAAATGAATTCAGATGCTGAAGAAACAGCAGCCATTGAAGCACTTGATGGTGCTGAGTGGATGGGACGCGACCTCAAAGTTAATAAAGCTAAACCCAAAGAAGATAGAGGTTCTTTTGGTGGTGGTGGTAATCGGGGAAGCTACGGCGGACGTAACCGTTACTAA
- the trxA gene encoding thioredoxin, with protein MTNDAVAYVQENEFETLLGEEKVLVVDFTATWCGPCRLVSPLMDQLADEYKDRVKVVKVDVDNNKPIFKRFGLRSIPAVLIFKNGELVEKIVGVSPYEQFSNAVDKLVEI; from the coding sequence ATGACTAATGATGCAGTTGCTTATGTTCAGGAAAATGAATTTGAGACACTTCTAGGCGAAGAAAAAGTTCTTGTTGTTGACTTTACTGCTACTTGGTGTGGCCCATGTCGTCTTGTTAGTCCGTTAATGGATCAACTTGCCGATGAATACAAAGACCGCGTTAAAGTTGTTAAGGTCGATGTAGATAACAATAAACCAATCTTTAAAAGATTTGGACTTCGTAGTATTCCAGCCGTATTGATATTTAAAAATGGTGAGTTAGTAGAAAAAATTGTCGGAGTTTCTCCTTATGAGCAGTTCAGTAATGCTGTTGATAAGCTTGTTGAAATATAA
- the infC gene encoding translation initiation factor IF-3, translated as MIIVVQKQLINSQIKSPQVFLIDHENNNRGLIDTHEALQLAQSVELDLVIVSQSKDAPVAKIINYGKLQYQKKKRQGQSARPTVKEVRFRPNVGAADYNLRIDQALQWLSKGDSVKFAIRLRGRENQYREQAGQMLERIVTDLGQVGKVQSLDKRSLIVQIMPA; from the coding sequence ATAATTATCGTAGTCCAAAAGCAGCTGATTAATTCACAAATCAAGTCCCCCCAGGTCTTCTTGATTGATCATGAAAATAATAATCGTGGTCTAATCGACACCCATGAAGCCCTACAATTAGCTCAAAGCGTAGAGCTTGACCTAGTTATAGTCTCTCAAAGTAAAGACGCTCCAGTAGCGAAGATTATTAACTATGGCAAGCTTCAGTATCAAAAGAAAAAACGTCAGGGTCAAAGTGCTAGACCAACTGTAAAAGAAGTTCGGTTCCGTCCCAACGTCGGTGCGGCTGATTACAATTTACGCATTGATCAAGCGCTTCAATGGTTGAGTAAAGGCGATTCAGTTAAGTTTGCTATTCGTCTACGAGGACGAGAAAATCAATATCGAGAGCAGGCTGGACAAATGCTAGAAAGGATTGTGACTGATTTAGGTCAAGTAGGTAAAGTCCAGTCGCTTGATAAACGTTCACTAATTGTTCAGATTATGCCAGCGTAA